A window of the Nisaea acidiphila genome harbors these coding sequences:
- a CDS encoding NuoB/complex I 20 kDa subunit family protein, with the protein MGVRDTMQASQDLRPIPPGADQDAILKAVGDELNEKGFVVAQADKLFNWARSGSLWPMTFGLACCAVEMMHTAASRYDLDRFGMVFRPSPRQSDVMIVAGTLTNKMAPALRKVYDQMAEPRWVLSMGSCANGGGYYHYSYSVVRGCDRIVPVDVYVPGCPPTAEALLYGLLQLQKKIKRTSTIAR; encoded by the coding sequence ATGGGAGTGAGGGACACCATGCAGGCTTCGCAGGATCTTCGCCCGATTCCGCCCGGTGCCGACCAGGATGCGATCCTGAAGGCCGTCGGGGACGAACTGAACGAAAAGGGTTTTGTGGTCGCGCAGGCCGACAAACTCTTCAACTGGGCCCGCAGCGGTTCTCTCTGGCCGATGACCTTCGGTCTCGCCTGCTGCGCGGTCGAGATGATGCATACCGCGGCCAGCCGTTATGACCTCGACCGTTTCGGAATGGTCTTCCGGCCGAGCCCGCGCCAGTCCGACGTCATGATCGTGGCCGGCACGCTCACCAACAAGATGGCACCGGCCCTGCGCAAGGTTTACGACCAGATGGCGGAACCGCGCTGGGTGCTGTCCATGGGGTCCTGCGCCAATGGCGGGGGCTATTATCACTATTCCTATTCAGTGGTTCGCGGCTGCGACCGCATCGTTCCTGTCGACGTTTATGTCCCGGGATGTCCGCCGACCGCCGAGGCTCTTCTCTACGGGCTTCTCCAGCTACAGAAGAAGATCAAACGCACTTCGACCATCGCCCGCTAA
- the nuoE gene encoding NADH-quinone oxidoreductase subunit NuoE yields MSGIDIAENQPESFAFTPENLAKADAIISKYPEGRQASAVMPLLDLAQRQHDNWIPLAAIDVISEKLKMPKMRVLEVATFYTMFNLKPVGKYFLQACTTTPCWLRGSDQVMKCIKDKLGLDNHQTSDDGMFTLLEVECLGACANAPILQVNDDFYEDADYESTAKLLEALKKGEVPEPGSLSGRNVSEPEAGAQTLLSYKDNGAARTYDPKISAGETGEK; encoded by the coding sequence GTGAGCGGTATCGACATCGCCGAGAACCAGCCGGAGAGCTTTGCCTTTACGCCCGAAAACCTGGCGAAGGCGGACGCAATCATCTCCAAGTATCCGGAAGGCCGGCAGGCCAGTGCGGTGATGCCGCTGCTCGATCTGGCCCAGCGCCAGCACGACAACTGGATCCCGCTCGCCGCGATCGACGTCATCTCCGAGAAGCTGAAGATGCCGAAGATGCGCGTGCTCGAGGTCGCGACCTTCTACACGATGTTCAACCTGAAACCGGTCGGGAAGTACTTCCTGCAGGCCTGCACGACGACGCCGTGCTGGCTGCGCGGCTCCGATCAGGTGATGAAATGCATCAAGGACAAGCTCGGTCTGGACAACCACCAGACCAGCGACGACGGCATGTTCACCCTGCTGGAGGTCGAGTGTCTCGGGGCCTGCGCCAACGCGCCGATCCTGCAGGTGAACGACGATTTCTACGAAGACGCCGATTACGAGAGCACGGCCAAGCTGCTGGAGGCCCTGAAGAAGGGCGAGGTTCCGGAACCCGGATCGCTTTCCGGACGCAATGTGTCCGAGCCGGAGGCTGGCGCGCAGACGCTCCTGTCCTACAAGGATAATGGAGCGGCCCGGACCTACGATCCGAAGATCAGTGCCGGCGAAACGGGAGAGAAGTGA
- the nuoI gene encoding NADH-quinone oxidoreductase subunit NuoI — MSMLQQSARGLLLTELLSGMYLTLKYFFKPKVTINYPYEKGPISSRFRGEHALRRYPNGEERCIACKLCEAICPAQAITIEAEPREDGSRRTTRYDIDMTKCIYCGFCQEACPVDAIVEGPNFEFATETREELFYNKDKLLANGDRWEREIAHNLTVEAPYR; from the coding sequence ATGAGCATGCTGCAACAAAGTGCGCGCGGGCTTCTGCTGACCGAGCTGCTATCCGGGATGTACCTGACGCTGAAATACTTCTTCAAGCCGAAGGTGACGATCAACTACCCCTACGAGAAGGGGCCGATCAGCAGCCGTTTCCGCGGCGAGCATGCGCTGCGCCGCTATCCGAACGGCGAGGAGCGCTGCATCGCCTGCAAGCTCTGCGAGGCGATCTGTCCGGCGCAGGCCATTACCATCGAGGCGGAGCCGCGCGAAGACGGCAGCCGGCGGACGACCCGCTACGATATCGACATGACGAAATGCATCTATTGCGGCTTCTGTCAGGAGGCCTGCCCGGTCGATGCGATCGTCGAGGGACCGAATTTCGAATTCGCCACGGAAACCCGCGAGGAACTGTTCTACAACAAGGACAAACTACTCGCGAACGGGGACCGCTGGGAGCGCGAGATCGCGCATAATCTGACCGTCGAAGCGCCGTATCGCTGA
- a CDS encoding NADH-quinone oxidoreductase subunit D: protein MAEAQIKPLTLNFGPQHPAAHGVLRLVLEMDGEIVERADPHIGLLHRGTEKLIEYKTYLQAVPYFDRLDYVAPMSQEHAYALAVEKLLGIGVPKRGQYIRVLFAEISRILNHLLNITTFAIDVGAMTPLLWGFEEREKLMEFYERVCGARLHAAYFRPGGVSLDLPAGLLDDIMAWTETFPALMDDIESLLTENRIFKQRTVDIGVVSAEEAQAIGFSGPCIRASGLPWDLRKSQPYDAYDEMDFNIPIGKTGDCYARYLVRIKEVRESLKIIRQAIEKMPEGPVRTEDNKVAPPRRGEMKHSMEALIHHFKLYTEGYHVPAGETYTAVEAPKGEFAVFLVSDGTNKPYRCKIRAPGFSFLAAMDFLSKGHMLADTVAIIGSLDIVFGEIDR, encoded by the coding sequence ATGGCTGAAGCGCAGATCAAGCCGCTTACGCTGAATTTCGGCCCGCAGCACCCGGCCGCGCACGGCGTGTTGCGCCTCGTGCTGGAAATGGACGGCGAGATCGTCGAGCGGGCGGATCCGCATATCGGTCTGCTGCATCGGGGCACCGAGAAGCTGATCGAATACAAGACCTACCTGCAGGCGGTGCCGTATTTCGACCGGCTCGATTATGTCGCGCCGATGTCGCAGGAACATGCCTACGCGCTCGCGGTCGAGAAGCTGCTGGGCATCGGGGTGCCGAAGCGCGGGCAGTATATCCGCGTGCTCTTTGCCGAGATCTCGCGGATCCTGAACCACCTGCTGAATATCACGACCTTCGCCATCGATGTCGGTGCGATGACGCCGCTGCTCTGGGGCTTCGAGGAGCGCGAGAAGCTCATGGAGTTCTACGAACGGGTCTGCGGCGCGCGTCTGCACGCGGCCTATTTCCGGCCGGGTGGCGTATCGCTGGATCTGCCGGCGGGGCTGCTCGACGACATCATGGCCTGGACCGAGACTTTCCCGGCCCTGATGGACGATATCGAGAGCCTGCTGACCGAGAACCGGATCTTCAAGCAGAGGACCGTCGATATCGGTGTCGTCTCGGCGGAAGAGGCACAGGCGATCGGCTTCAGCGGTCCCTGCATCCGGGCGTCCGGCCTGCCGTGGGATCTGCGCAAGTCCCAGCCTTACGACGCCTATGACGAGATGGATTTCAACATTCCGATCGGCAAGACCGGCGACTGTTATGCGCGCTATCTGGTGCGTATCAAGGAAGTCCGCGAGAGCCTGAAAATCATCCGGCAAGCTATTGAAAAGATGCCGGAAGGACCGGTCCGGACGGAAGACAACAAGGTTGCTCCTCCGCGCCGCGGCGAGATGAAGCATTCGATGGAAGCACTGATCCATCACTTCAAGCTCTATACCGAGGGCTATCACGTCCCGGCCGGCGAGACCTACACGGCCGTCGAAGCGCCGAAAGGCGAGTTCGCGGTGTTCCTGGTGTCGGACGGCACCAACAAACCTTATCGCTGCAAGATCCGGGCGCCAGGATTCTCCTTCCTCGCCGCCATGGATTTCCTGTCCAAGGGGCACATGCTGGCCGACACCGTCGCCATCATCGGCTCGCTTGACATCGTGTTCGGGGAGATTGACCGGTGA
- the nuoG gene encoding NADH-quinone oxidoreductase subunit NuoG — protein MPKLTVNGVEVEVPAGASVLQACEKAGAEIPRFCYHERLSIAGNCRMCLVEMERSPKPVASCAMPAGDGMVIRTDSELVKKAREGVMEFLLINHPLDCPICDQGGECDLQDQAMAFGQDCSRFDENKRAVEDKYMGPLVKTIMTRCIHCTRCVRFSTEVAGVTDMGLLGRGENAEITTYLEKAIDSEMSANVIDLCPVGALTSKPYAFVARPWELRKTESVDVMDAVGSNIRVDARGGEVLRVLPRLHEDVNEEWISDKTRYACDGLKRQRLDRPYIRKDGKLQPASWEEALTTVAAKLKGLKGGEIAAIAGDTADVESMYALKGIMTALGSPNLDCRQDGAKLDATSRAGYLFNSTIAGIEDADAILIVGANPRWDAAVLNTRIRKRWLAGGLKVGLIGAPVDLTYEYDHLGAGPQTLGEVADGKHAFASVLKDAERPMIILGMGALARDDGGAVLATARKIAESTGMLVSASKDEDGNEIPAWNGFNILHTAAARVGGLDLGFLPGEGGADVAGILEGASKGAIKAVYLLGADEIDTQRFGDAFVIYQGHHGDRGAHRADVILPGAAYTEKDALYVNTEGRVQLGLRAAFPPGEAREDWAILRALSAHIGNPLPFDSLEQLRAKLRAENEIFTEIDVAPVAEWGPFGTEGAMGETGFGITVENFYMTDPISRASKTMAECTEVFVLPKQGRTGTEG, from the coding sequence ATGCCTAAATTGACGGTCAACGGGGTCGAGGTCGAAGTCCCCGCCGGGGCGTCCGTGCTCCAGGCCTGCGAGAAAGCCGGCGCCGAAATCCCCCGCTTCTGCTACCACGAACGGCTTTCCATCGCCGGGAACTGCAGGATGTGCCTCGTCGAGATGGAACGCTCGCCGAAGCCGGTCGCGTCCTGCGCGATGCCGGCCGGCGACGGCATGGTGATCCGTACCGACAGCGAGCTGGTGAAGAAGGCACGGGAAGGGGTGATGGAGTTCCTCCTCATCAACCACCCGCTCGATTGCCCGATCTGCGACCAGGGCGGCGAATGCGACCTGCAGGACCAGGCGATGGCTTTCGGCCAGGATTGCAGCCGCTTCGACGAGAACAAGCGGGCGGTCGAAGACAAATATATGGGGCCGCTGGTCAAGACCATCATGACCCGCTGCATCCATTGCACCCGCTGCGTCCGGTTTTCGACGGAAGTCGCCGGCGTCACCGACATGGGCCTGCTCGGCCGCGGCGAGAACGCGGAGATCACGACCTATCTCGAGAAGGCGATCGACAGCGAGATGTCTGCCAACGTGATCGACCTCTGCCCGGTCGGTGCGCTGACTTCCAAGCCCTATGCCTTCGTTGCGCGCCCCTGGGAGCTGCGCAAGACCGAGTCCGTCGACGTGATGGACGCGGTAGGCTCGAACATTCGCGTCGATGCGCGCGGCGGCGAGGTGCTTCGCGTCCTGCCGCGCCTGCATGAGGACGTGAACGAGGAATGGATCTCCGACAAGACGCGCTATGCCTGCGACGGCCTGAAGCGGCAGCGGCTCGACCGGCCCTATATCCGCAAGGATGGCAAATTGCAGCCCGCCTCCTGGGAAGAGGCCCTGACGACGGTCGCGGCGAAGCTGAAGGGGCTGAAAGGCGGCGAGATCGCGGCGATCGCCGGCGATACGGCCGATGTCGAATCCATGTATGCCCTGAAAGGGATCATGACCGCGCTCGGTTCGCCGAACCTGGATTGCCGCCAGGACGGGGCCAAGCTCGATGCGACGAGCCGGGCGGGCTATCTCTTCAATTCCACCATCGCCGGCATCGAGGACGCGGATGCGATCCTGATAGTCGGCGCCAACCCGCGCTGGGACGCGGCGGTGCTGAACACGCGCATCCGCAAGCGCTGGCTCGCCGGCGGCCTCAAGGTCGGCCTGATCGGCGCGCCGGTCGATCTGACTTATGAGTACGATCATCTCGGCGCCGGTCCGCAGACCCTCGGTGAGGTCGCTGACGGCAAGCATGCTTTCGCATCGGTCCTGAAGGACGCCGAGCGGCCGATGATCATCCTCGGGATGGGAGCGCTGGCACGAGATGATGGCGGCGCTGTGCTGGCCACGGCGCGCAAGATCGCCGAGAGCACCGGCATGCTGGTCTCCGCGTCCAAGGACGAGGATGGCAACGAGATCCCGGCCTGGAACGGTTTCAATATCCTCCATACTGCGGCCGCCCGCGTCGGCGGCCTCGATCTCGGCTTCCTGCCGGGCGAGGGCGGTGCGGACGTCGCCGGCATTCTCGAGGGCGCGTCCAAGGGCGCGATCAAGGCGGTCTATCTGCTCGGCGCCGACGAGATCGACACCCAGCGGTTCGGCGATGCCTTCGTGATCTATCAAGGCCATCACGGCGATCGCGGCGCGCACCGCGCCGACGTAATTCTGCCGGGCGCGGCCTATACCGAGAAGGACGCGCTCTACGTCAATACCGAGGGGCGGGTGCAGCTCGGTTTGAGGGCCGCGTTCCCGCCGGGCGAGGCCCGCGAGGACTGGGCCATCCTGCGTGCGCTCTCCGCTCATATCGGCAACCCGCTTCCCTTTGACAGCCTCGAACAGCTGCGCGCCAAGCTCCGCGCCGAGAACGAGATCTTCACCGAGATCGACGTCGCGCCGGTCGCGGAATGGGGGCCGTTCGGCACCGAGGGGGCAATGGGCGAGACCGGCTTCGGCATTACGGTCGAGAATTTCTACATGACCGACCCGATCAGCCGGGCCTCCAAGACGATGGCCGAATGTACCGAGGTGTTCGTCCTGCCGAAGCAGGGCCGGACCGGGACCGAGGGGTAA
- a CDS encoding NADH-quinone oxidoreductase subunit A, with the protein MSDILREYLPILIFLVVAIGLCLAMVIGSLVVVKQRPDSEKVSAYECGFEAFNDSRGQFDVRFYLVAILFIIFDLEVAFLFPWAVSLGGIGLFGFWSMIVFLGVLTIGFVYEWRKGALEWE; encoded by the coding sequence ATGAGCGATATTCTCCGGGAATATTTGCCTATCCTGATATTTCTCGTCGTTGCGATCGGTCTCTGCCTCGCGATGGTGATCGGGTCCCTGGTGGTCGTGAAGCAGCGACCGGACTCGGAGAAAGTGTCAGCCTACGAATGCGGCTTCGAGGCCTTCAACGATTCCCGAGGCCAGTTCGACGTCCGCTTCTATCTCGTCGCCATTCTCTTCATCATCTTCGATCTCGAAGTCGCCTTTCTTTTTCCCTGGGCAGTCTCGCTCGGCGGCATCGGTCTGTTCGGTTTCTGGTCGATGATCGTCTTCCTCGGCGTGCTGACCATCGGCTTCGTATATGAGTGGCGCAAAGGCGCCCTGGAATGGGAGTGA
- the nuoF gene encoding NADH-quinone oxidoreductase subunit NuoF — protein MLRDEDRIFTNLYGWHDWGLEGARKRGDWSTTKEILSRSPEDIVEDVKASGLRGRGGAGFPTGVKWSFMPKEVKDKPHYLVVNADESEPGTCKDREIIRNDPHKLVEGCLIGGYAMRATAAFIYIRGEFYNEAVRLQAAIDQAYEAGLIGKNACGTGYDFDVILHRGAGAYICGEETALLESLEGKKGQPRLKPPFPAGVGLYGCPTTVNNVESVAVVPEILRRGASWFADLGTPKNSGTKLFCISGHVENPCNVEEEMGIPLKELLEKHCGGVIGGWDNLLAVIPGGSSVPMMPKSVCDDVIMDFDTLRGVGSGLGTAAVIVLNKQTDIVKAIARLSYFYKHESCGQCTPCREGTGWMYRVMDRLVRGEAEVEEIDALYEVTKQIEGHTICALGDAAAWPIQGLLRHFRPEVERRIAARKAGQPIMEAAE, from the coding sequence ATGCTGAGGGACGAGGACCGCATCTTCACGAACCTCTATGGCTGGCACGATTGGGGTCTCGAAGGCGCCCGCAAGCGCGGCGACTGGAGCACCACCAAGGAAATCCTGAGCCGCAGCCCGGAAGACATCGTCGAGGACGTGAAGGCGTCAGGACTGCGCGGCCGCGGCGGCGCGGGCTTCCCGACCGGCGTCAAATGGTCCTTCATGCCGAAGGAAGTAAAGGACAAGCCGCATTACCTCGTGGTCAATGCGGACGAATCCGAGCCGGGTACCTGCAAGGACCGCGAGATCATCCGCAACGATCCGCACAAGCTTGTCGAAGGCTGCCTGATCGGCGGCTATGCGATGCGCGCGACGGCGGCGTTCATCTATATCCGCGGCGAGTTCTACAACGAGGCGGTCCGCCTTCAGGCCGCGATCGATCAGGCCTATGAGGCCGGTCTGATCGGTAAGAACGCCTGCGGTACCGGCTACGATTTCGATGTGATCCTGCATCGCGGTGCCGGCGCCTATATCTGCGGCGAGGAAACCGCGCTGCTGGAAAGCCTCGAGGGCAAGAAGGGCCAGCCACGCCTGAAGCCGCCATTCCCGGCCGGCGTCGGCCTCTATGGCTGCCCGACCACGGTGAACAACGTAGAGAGCGTCGCCGTCGTTCCGGAGATTCTCCGGCGCGGCGCGAGCTGGTTCGCGGATCTCGGCACGCCGAAGAATTCCGGCACCAAGCTGTTCTGCATCTCGGGCCATGTCGAGAATCCCTGCAATGTCGAGGAAGAGATGGGCATTCCGCTCAAGGAGCTCCTCGAGAAGCATTGCGGCGGCGTGATCGGCGGCTGGGACAATCTGCTTGCGGTCATCCCGGGAGGGTCCTCCGTGCCGATGATGCCGAAGTCCGTCTGCGACGACGTGATCATGGATTTCGACACCTTGCGCGGTGTCGGCTCCGGCCTCGGGACCGCGGCGGTCATCGTACTGAACAAGCAGACCGACATCGTGAAGGCCATCGCGCGACTCTCCTACTTCTACAAGCACGAGAGCTGCGGCCAATGCACGCCGTGCCGCGAGGGCACCGGCTGGATGTACCGTGTCATGGACCGTCTGGTACGTGGCGAGGCCGAGGTCGAGGAAATCGACGCGCTCTACGAGGTCACCAAGCAGATCGAGGGCCACACCATCTGCGCCCTCGGCGACGCGGCGGCTTGGCCGATCCAGGGGCTGCTCCGGCATTTCCGGCCGGAAGTCGAGCGCCGGATCGCGGCCCGCAAGGCCGGCCAGCCGATCATGGAGGCCGCGGAATGA
- a CDS encoding NADH-quinone oxidoreductase subunit C, with the protein MASPTEMQKELADYLASQLDTELVEVGFVLDELVLRTRPQHICKVLTFLRDDSQCQFRCLVDICGTDYPERELRFDVVYNLLSVQQNNRIRVKVATDEQTPVPSVAEVFPSANWFERETWDMYGVFFSDHPDLRRLLTDYGFEGHPLRKDFPLTGHVEVRYDDEQKRVVYEPVKLVQDFRSFDFLSPWEGARSLLPGDEKADDQAEEGAS; encoded by the coding sequence ATGGCATCACCGACTGAAATGCAAAAAGAGCTGGCTGACTATCTGGCAAGCCAGCTCGATACGGAGTTGGTCGAGGTCGGGTTTGTACTCGACGAGCTGGTGCTCCGGACCCGTCCGCAACATATCTGCAAGGTCCTGACCTTTCTCCGTGACGACTCGCAGTGCCAGTTTCGCTGCCTTGTCGATATCTGCGGTACCGACTATCCGGAGCGCGAGCTGCGGTTCGACGTGGTCTACAATCTGCTCAGCGTGCAGCAGAACAACCGGATCCGGGTCAAGGTCGCGACCGACGAGCAGACGCCGGTTCCTTCCGTCGCGGAAGTTTTCCCGTCCGCCAACTGGTTCGAGCGTGAGACTTGGGACATGTACGGGGTGTTCTTCTCCGACCATCCGGATCTGCGCCGCCTGCTGACGGATTACGGTTTCGAAGGCCATCCTCTGCGCAAGGACTTCCCGCTGACCGGGCATGTCGAAGTGCGCTACGACGATGAGCAGAAGCGCGTTGTCTACGAGCCGGTGAAGCTCGTGCAGGACTTCCGGAGCTTCGACTTCCTGAGCCCGTGGGAAGGCGCTCGCTCGCTGCTTCCAGGGGATGAGAAGGCGGATGATCAGGCCGAAGAGGGAGCCTCCTGA
- the nuoH gene encoding NADH-quinone oxidoreductase subunit NuoH, translating into MNAILDTYVIPTAIILAQILAIVVPLLVAVAYLTYFERKVIGFMQLRKGPNVVGPFGLLQPLADGVKLFAKETILPAGANKIMFAMAPMLTFILAMIAWAVIPFDEGMVLADINVGVLYLFAISSLGVYGVIMAGWASNSKYAFLGALRSAAQMVSYEVSIGFVMITVLLCVGSLNLSAIVEAQKTVWFAIPLLPMFVIFFVSALAETNRAPFDLPEGESELVAGYFVEYSSMTFALFFLGEYANMILMSGITTILFLGGWLPIFDVAPFNWVPGPIWFALKICFVLFFFLWVRATFPRYRYDQLMRLGWKVFLPFSLIWVVITAGVLVAFGWVPDPVLS; encoded by the coding sequence ATGAATGCGATCCTCGACACCTACGTGATCCCGACAGCGATCATCCTGGCGCAGATTCTGGCCATCGTGGTGCCGCTTCTGGTGGCCGTCGCATACCTGACCTATTTCGAGCGCAAGGTCATCGGCTTCATGCAGCTCCGCAAGGGGCCGAACGTGGTCGGCCCGTTCGGCTTGCTGCAGCCGCTCGCGGACGGCGTGAAGCTGTTCGCCAAGGAAACCATTCTGCCGGCCGGCGCGAACAAGATCATGTTCGCGATGGCGCCAATGCTGACCTTCATCCTTGCGATGATCGCCTGGGCGGTGATCCCGTTCGACGAGGGCATGGTGCTGGCGGATATCAATGTCGGCGTGCTCTATCTCTTCGCGATCTCGTCGCTCGGCGTCTACGGCGTCATCATGGCGGGCTGGGCCTCGAACTCGAAATATGCCTTCCTCGGCGCGCTCCGCTCGGCGGCGCAGATGGTCTCCTACGAAGTCTCGATCGGCTTCGTCATGATCACCGTCCTGCTCTGTGTCGGCTCGCTGAACCTCTCGGCCATCGTCGAGGCGCAGAAGACGGTCTGGTTCGCCATTCCGCTGCTGCCGATGTTCGTGATCTTCTTCGTCTCGGCGCTGGCCGAGACCAACCGTGCTCCGTTCGACCTTCCGGAAGGCGAGTCGGAGCTGGTTGCGGGCTATTTCGTCGAGTATTCCTCGATGACCTTCGCGCTGTTCTTCCTCGGCGAATACGCGAACATGATCCTGATGAGCGGGATCACCACGATTCTGTTCCTGGGCGGCTGGCTTCCGATTTTCGACGTGGCGCCGTTCAACTGGGTTCCGGGACCGATCTGGTTCGCGCTGAAGATCTGCTTCGTGCTGTTCTTCTTCCTCTGGGTTCGGGCGACCTTCCCGCGCTATCGCTACGACCAGCTGATGCGTCTCGGCTGGAAGGTCTTCCTCCCATTCTCCCTGATCTGGGTCGTCATCACCGCCGGCGTGCTCGTCGCCTTCGGCTGGGTGCCGGATCCGGTGCTGAGCTGA
- a CDS encoding NADH-quinone oxidoreductase subunit J codes for MIQALVFYVFAAITIASGIMVVSSRNPVHSVLFLILAFFNAAGLFVLLGAEFIAMLLVVVYVGAVAVLFLFVVMMLDINFVELRQGFMKYLPIGVLIGIVIFVELFFVVTSWAIAPELVTSAPAPDASQVSNTHALGALLYTRYVYLFQAAGLILLIAMIGAIVLTLRTREGVKRQRISAQLARTTDETVEVVEVPRGGGA; via the coding sequence ATGATCCAGGCACTTGTCTTCTATGTGTTTGCCGCGATCACCATTGCTTCCGGTATCATGGTGGTTTCCTCGAGGAACCCGGTGCATTCGGTACTGTTCCTGATCCTGGCATTCTTTAACGCTGCGGGCCTCTTCGTCCTGCTCGGTGCCGAGTTCATCGCCATGCTCTTGGTTGTCGTCTATGTCGGCGCGGTCGCGGTGCTCTTCCTCTTCGTCGTCATGATGCTCGATATCAACTTCGTCGAGCTCCGGCAGGGCTTCATGAAATATCTGCCGATCGGTGTGCTGATCGGCATCGTGATCTTCGTCGAGTTGTTCTTCGTCGTAACGAGCTGGGCCATCGCTCCCGAGCTGGTGACCTCGGCGCCCGCTCCGGACGCATCGCAGGTTAGCAATACCCACGCGCTCGGGGCGCTGCTCTATACCCGCTACGTCTATCTCTTCCAGGCGGCGGGACTGATCCTGCTCATCGCCATGATCGGCGCCATCGTGCTGACGCTGCGGACCCGCGAGGGCGTGAAGCGGCAGCGGATATCCGCGCAGCTCGCCCGGACCACGGACGAGACCGTCGAAGTCGTCGAAGTTCCGCGCGGGGGAGGCGCCTGA
- a CDS encoding HU family DNA-binding protein translates to MNKNELVAAVADSADLTKADAASAVDAVLDSITSALKSGDEVRLVGFGTFSVAARAASEGRNPRTGEKIKIAASKQPKFKAGKGLKDALN, encoded by the coding sequence GTGAATAAGAATGAGCTCGTCGCGGCCGTTGCCGATTCTGCTGATCTTACCAAGGCTGATGCGGCTTCCGCTGTCGACGCTGTCCTCGACTCGATCACCTCCGCACTGAAGTCCGGCGACGAGGTTCGTCTGGTCGGTTTCGGCACATTCAGCGTGGCGGCCCGCGCTGCCAGCGAAGGCCGCAATCCGCGGACTGGCGAGAAGATCAAGATCGCTGCGTCCAAGCAGCCGAAGTTCAAGGCAGGCAAGGGGCTCAAAGACGCCCTGAATTGA